In Fibrobacter sp. UWEL, the following proteins share a genomic window:
- a CDS encoding GDSL-type esterase/lipase family protein: MEFNSSQFLFSGRWDHASSYSRTSAPGAMVQFNAVASSLDLELEGHARWRLDQDGKQLAIFVTDRKTVKNVKVAGDGKSHLYRLIKISESNPGGVILHTIATDKKGKLMAAPKFANRRIEFIGDSFTVGYGCEGHVADQEDHVFETTNTSKSYAFLLADGFKADFQINAFSGRGLVRNYDNIVPEWKIPRLYKYTAPGFAPEDVSKTSDESSLLWNFDSFHPQVVVMFIGINDFQGNPPYGDKDEFKKAYREMIKDLRLKHPGVKFLLVSTKVWPNDDLTPTVKSIYETEIADGNKDLEFLEVRTTNEGLHGHPTERSQVDLANTIRPIVGRLGKWMSR; the protein is encoded by the coding sequence ATGGAATTTAATTCCAGCCAGTTCCTTTTTAGTGGCCGTTGGGATCATGCTTCTTCCTACAGTCGTACGAGTGCCCCTGGGGCCATGGTCCAGTTTAATGCGGTAGCCAGTTCCCTGGATCTTGAGCTAGAGGGCCATGCCCGCTGGCGTCTGGATCAAGACGGAAAACAGCTTGCGATTTTTGTAACGGACAGAAAGACGGTGAAGAACGTAAAGGTGGCTGGGGATGGCAAGTCCCATCTTTACCGCCTGATTAAGATTAGCGAAAGTAATCCGGGTGGGGTCATTCTTCATACCATCGCTACGGACAAGAAGGGCAAACTCATGGCTGCCCCCAAGTTCGCCAATCGTCGTATCGAGTTCATCGGGGACTCCTTTACCGTGGGGTATGGCTGCGAAGGTCATGTGGCAGACCAAGAGGATCACGTTTTCGAGACCACCAACACTTCCAAGAGCTACGCCTTCCTGCTGGCTGACGGATTCAAGGCTGATTTCCAGATTAATGCTTTCAGTGGTCGCGGCTTAGTAAGAAATTACGACAATATTGTTCCGGAATGGAAAATTCCTCGCCTTTATAAGTATACAGCTCCCGGTTTTGCTCCGGAGGATGTGTCGAAAACTTCGGACGAGTCCTCTCTCCTGTGGAATTTTGATAGTTTCCATCCCCAAGTGGTGGTGATGTTCATTGGAATTAATGATTTTCAGGGAAATCCGCCCTATGGCGATAAGGATGAATTTAAAAAAGCCTATCGCGAAATGATAAAAGACCTTCGCTTGAAACATCCTGGGGTTAAATTCTTGCTTGTTTCTACTAAAGTATGGCCAAATGACGACCTGACTCCTACGGTAAAGTCTATTTACGAGACTGAAATCGCTGACGGGAATAAGGATTTGGAGTTTTTAGAGGTCCGTACCACTAATGAGGGGCTCCATGGACATCCCACGGAACGTTCCCAGGTGGATCTGGCCAATACCATACGCCCAATTGTGGGTCGTTTGGGAAAGTGGATGAGCCGATAG
- a CDS encoding Ig-like domain-containing domain — MSVVLFACATQEAPKGGPEDKLPPRVAGVYPAPNTTNHPNELYVKLEFDEWINGSVPRSAVSISPPIEKKLRFEVKGKTLELTSRAELDTGTTYTVTFAGGIKDLRGNALAKPFQVVFSTGAVIDSLTVPGRVLVTEAMAKKKEYPSVGLFLMGEERKGRRYLEKYKDTTTQQLDSLPQLLKEPPLYVTRADSAGNFLLTGLKPGRYRVVAFADGNGNQKIELATEHVGIWTSDLVLTEDWKDTIWIAIADMDSTHLELESVNQPYANILEANFTRPVYFDSLFTDTSNCYLVGPDNTELYPRLVYQSPKSVKPHFYFDPAPAKETQYKFICKSAKDSLFRTLDTLRNEAQLEWKEMKSDTLPPAVSEAKVISEFKNPFPQDSIVVLFNKPKQDSVEQTFYFAIGKDTNQVGITQVDPVRFRVEKKEPWPTDAVINFLMGYKDTTLAAADSNGVRDTVVEVKYKSLLRFETVKKLKQAHLMGSVPARRPGAVVRLYSPETGKYIVRECTEAGGFIVNELVEGDYFMDYYYPQEGKLIPDGGSVEPFRHGSSWRAMNDTLKLKNGDNNLDRMKLKLPSLP, encoded by the coding sequence ATGAGCGTTGTGCTTTTCGCCTGTGCCACTCAGGAAGCCCCTAAGGGCGGCCCGGAGGATAAGCTTCCTCCGCGGGTGGCTGGAGTATATCCTGCGCCTAACACCACGAACCATCCCAATGAACTTTACGTAAAGCTGGAATTTGATGAATGGATTAACGGTAGCGTTCCTCGAAGCGCTGTGTCCATATCGCCACCTATCGAGAAGAAGCTTCGTTTTGAGGTGAAGGGCAAGACTCTTGAATTGACTTCAAGGGCAGAGCTTGATACAGGAACTACCTATACGGTTACCTTTGCTGGTGGCATCAAGGACCTGCGGGGAAATGCTTTGGCAAAACCTTTCCAGGTGGTGTTTTCCACGGGGGCGGTCATTGACTCCCTGACGGTTCCTGGTCGCGTATTGGTGACGGAAGCCATGGCGAAAAAGAAGGAGTATCCCAGTGTTGGACTTTTCCTGATGGGGGAGGAACGTAAGGGCCGCCGCTATCTGGAGAAATATAAGGACACTACGACTCAACAGCTGGATTCCCTCCCGCAGCTTTTGAAGGAACCTCCTCTTTACGTTACCCGCGCCGACAGTGCCGGCAATTTCCTCCTGACGGGGCTTAAACCGGGCCGCTACCGTGTGGTTGCCTTTGCCGATGGAAATGGTAACCAGAAGATTGAACTTGCTACAGAACATGTGGGTATCTGGACGAGCGATCTAGTGTTGACCGAGGATTGGAAGGACACCATCTGGATTGCCATTGCGGATATGGATTCCACCCACTTGGAACTGGAATCGGTGAACCAGCCCTACGCCAATATTCTAGAAGCTAATTTCACTAGACCGGTGTATTTTGATTCCCTTTTCACGGATACATCCAACTGCTACTTGGTTGGCCCGGATAATACTGAACTATACCCCCGTCTGGTTTATCAGTCTCCCAAGTCCGTAAAGCCCCACTTCTATTTTGATCCGGCTCCTGCAAAGGAAACCCAGTACAAGTTCATTTGTAAATCCGCAAAGGATTCTCTTTTCCGTACTCTGGATACCCTGCGCAATGAGGCTCAGCTGGAATGGAAGGAGATGAAGTCTGATACCCTGCCCCCCGCCGTAAGCGAGGCGAAGGTGATTTCTGAATTCAAGAATCCGTTCCCTCAGGATTCCATCGTTGTCCTGTTCAACAAGCCTAAGCAGGATTCCGTGGAACAGACTTTCTATTTCGCCATTGGCAAGGATACAAATCAGGTGGGAATCACCCAGGTGGATCCTGTCCGTTTCCGTGTGGAAAAGAAGGAACCCTGGCCTACGGATGCCGTGATCAACTTCCTCATGGGTTACAAGGATACTACTCTTGCCGCTGCCGATAGCAATGGCGTCCGTGATACGGTGGTTGAGGTGAAGTACAAGAGTCTGCTCCGTTTCGAGACTGTGAAAAAGTTGAAACAGGCTCATTTGATGGGTTCTGTTCCTGCTCGTCGCCCCGGTGCTGTGGTGCGCCTTTACTCTCCTGAAACAGGAAAGTACATTGTGCGTGAATGTACGGAAGCAGGCGGCTTTATTGTGAATGAATTGGTTGAAGGTGATTACTTCATGGATTATTACTATCCTCAGGAAGGGAAGCTTATTCCGGATGGGGGTTCCGTGGAGCCTTTTAGACATGGTTCGTCCTGGCGTGCGATGAACGATACGTTGAAATTGAAGAATGGTGATAATAATCTGGATAGGATGAAGCTGAAGCTGCCGTCTCTGCCCTAG
- a CDS encoding TIGR02147 family protein translates to MKPIFEYTDYREWLRDAFDDFKQRKTVISWRYMAMKMGADPGNLLRVSQGKIHLSTGLIQPAADFFELDEKETAYWTEMVYFGRAKTDAEALQHYERMQALKGVSLKLLAKKELEFYRHWYYNAIRSIIGICKFKDDYEGLAECCTPQITVEEAKSAVQLLHELNMISTDRDGFWKVNDTFVSTGGNWRSAAVRQFQKDTIALAGESLERHAPHLRDISTVTMTFNMDDIQLIREKINEFRSDLLRLSQDGSGDNTVFQLNIQLFPLAFVKPLQEKKK, encoded by the coding sequence ATGAAACCGATATTTGAATATACTGACTATCGCGAATGGCTGAGAGACGCTTTTGATGATTTTAAGCAGCGCAAGACTGTGATTTCTTGGCGTTATATGGCTATGAAGATGGGGGCCGATCCTGGTAACCTCCTTCGCGTGTCTCAAGGTAAGATTCATCTATCTACGGGCCTCATTCAGCCCGCTGCTGATTTTTTCGAACTGGACGAAAAGGAAACCGCCTACTGGACCGAAATGGTTTACTTCGGTCGTGCAAAGACCGATGCGGAAGCCTTGCAACATTACGAGCGCATGCAGGCCTTGAAGGGTGTGTCCCTTAAGTTGTTGGCCAAGAAGGAATTGGAATTCTATCGCCATTGGTACTACAACGCCATTCGTTCCATTATCGGTATCTGTAAGTTCAAGGATGATTACGAAGGCCTGGCAGAATGCTGCACCCCTCAGATTACGGTGGAAGAGGCAAAGTCCGCAGTTCAGCTCTTGCATGAACTGAATATGATTTCAACGGATCGTGATGGTTTCTGGAAGGTGAACGATACTTTCGTCAGTACCGGTGGAAACTGGCGATCTGCCGCTGTTCGACAGTTCCAGAAGGATACCATTGCCCTGGCTGGTGAATCCCTGGAACGCCATGCGCCCCATCTCCGTGACATTAGCACGGTGACCATGACCTTTAATATGGACGATATCCAGTTAATCCGAGAAAAGATTAACGAATTTCGTTCCGATTTACTACGTTTATCCCAGGATGGTTCTGGAGATAATACGGTGTTTCAACTGAACATACAACTATTCCCGTTGGCCTTTGTGAAGCCGTTGCAGGAGAAGAAAAAATGA
- a CDS encoding polyprenyl synthetase family protein, giving the protein METLEKEAALALEYLSRISKEAEAKFDEFLPPVKDRPERLHEAMRYSMFAGGKRLRPALVRAAFDMFNGKGNSVDYAMSALEMLHTFSLIHDDLPCIDNDDFRRGKPTNHKQFGEATAVMAGDALCILAFELMGKTGNAKAIEILAHLLGTYGMIGGEMIDIESEGKKVDLELVDYIHYHKTAALIEASLEVGARLANASEEDIKIIRDYGRSIGLAFQIVDDILDIVSTTEELGKDVGSDVERGKATYPALVGLEKSRECAHKLYEDSIRALDALKCDTKILRSVAAFIITRVK; this is encoded by the coding sequence ATGGAAACTCTTGAAAAAGAAGCGGCTCTTGCCCTAGAATATCTGTCCCGCATCTCTAAGGAAGCGGAAGCAAAGTTTGATGAATTTCTCCCCCCGGTAAAGGATAGGCCCGAACGCCTCCATGAGGCTATGCGCTATTCCATGTTCGCCGGCGGTAAGCGTCTGCGTCCGGCTCTTGTCCGTGCCGCATTCGACATGTTTAACGGCAAGGGAAATTCTGTGGATTACGCCATGAGTGCGTTGGAAATGCTCCACACCTTCTCCCTGATTCACGATGACCTGCCCTGCATCGATAACGATGACTTCCGTCGTGGCAAGCCCACCAACCACAAACAGTTTGGTGAAGCTACCGCAGTGATGGCTGGTGACGCCCTCTGCATTCTTGCTTTTGAACTGATGGGCAAGACTGGCAATGCCAAGGCTATCGAAATCCTGGCTCACCTGCTGGGTACTTACGGCATGATCGGTGGCGAAATGATCGACATCGAAAGCGAAGGCAAGAAGGTGGACCTGGAACTGGTGGACTACATCCACTATCACAAGACCGCAGCTCTCATCGAAGCCTCTCTGGAAGTGGGTGCACGCCTGGCAAATGCCTCCGAAGAAGATATCAAGATTATTCGTGACTATGGCCGTTCCATCGGCCTTGCCTTCCAGATTGTGGATGATATCCTGGATATCGTCTCTACTACGGAAGAACTGGGCAAGGACGTGGGCTCCGACGTGGAACGCGGTAAGGCTACCTATCCCGCATTGGTGGGCCTGGAAAAGTCTCGCGAATGCGCTCACAAACTGTACGAAGATTCCATTCGTGCTCTGGACGCCTTGAAGTGCGATACCAAGATTCTTCGTTCCGTTGCCGCCTTTATCATTACTAGGGTTAAATAA
- a CDS encoding helicase C-terminal domain-containing protein: MEMISSFVAIDLETTGLDFEKDEIIEVALVRFENGEPVESVDYLVKPSTAVLRPFIENLTGISNADLETAETFGALAGKIYNFIGDLPIVAHNANFDSKFLKQTFQKVGVSFENHVVWDSLTVSRIAYQNIPNHRLDTLVQELNIPRSRAHRALPDADACGRLFVMSIQKIAASDEWLLNALGRIAVESQWASLWPAVDGVQNEPNYSFPVVPQETILSKDRAPRVSEFFKEDGLLSKAVEKFQVRPNQQDLASAVERNMHKGGLCVVEAPTGSGKSMAYLVSAANKAVSGERVVISTATRALQEQLWNHDIPMIAGLYQDKLKPAVLKGRENYLCIRKFEELLAAPNMLLLPEERDSFMAIVPWVYTSTTGDVNECTSFSQGRNRVLWSKMASSAKSCLGEKCSHYAHCPALAAKRKAMNSNLLLVNHSLFLSDMSLDFALLPLYEHIVFDEAHRLPEISNQSLGRTVSFFGLRNAMKTVLPSRNRQDGLLVEIASQIPAEETELHEACANLSESLSETEKCLHRFFMKIGKKLTKQKNGKNGFVYTSGIAAEYDADPSAFLDQCQKSMKIADKLFEDVKNLKNENLAGLVSDLSGRMTELSRFVSDFEFLTKASREGWVFFMEEPFNPHTIKLHAYPLNSGSVWKEKFYPWIKSATFVSATLAVQGDLGYYVQKMGMDSLEGSKRPFLRVYNESNSKNERQSVMVVKYLPKPSAPEYNDGVNETLASVLPDVSENTMVLFTSISAMLKAQAALAPLFAQKNKLLLCQNVDGSLDGLVAMFRRERGACLLGCQSLWEGVDFPGDALKLLVIPKLPFPNPMDPLVAGISAKMKDEGKNAFKDYFVPEAYMELRQGLGRLIRSDEDTGKVLILDNRVVLEAYGKSFSKIWNMKQKVASNLDDIKSFL, encoded by the coding sequence ATGGAAATGATTTCCAGTTTTGTTGCAATTGACCTGGAAACAACGGGACTTGATTTTGAGAAAGACGAAATCATTGAAGTTGCCCTTGTTCGTTTTGAAAATGGTGAACCGGTTGAATCCGTCGATTATTTGGTGAAGCCTTCTACGGCTGTGCTTCGTCCGTTCATTGAAAATCTGACTGGCATTAGCAATGCTGATCTTGAAACTGCGGAAACTTTCGGAGCATTGGCCGGAAAGATTTACAACTTCATTGGGGATTTGCCCATTGTTGCCCACAATGCCAATTTCGATTCCAAGTTCCTGAAGCAGACTTTCCAGAAGGTGGGTGTCTCCTTCGAAAATCATGTGGTATGGGATTCCTTGACGGTTTCCCGCATTGCCTACCAGAATATTCCCAACCATCGCTTGGATACTTTGGTGCAGGAACTGAACATTCCCAGAAGTCGTGCGCACCGTGCCCTGCCTGATGCAGATGCCTGTGGACGTCTTTTTGTCATGTCCATCCAGAAGATTGCAGCCAGCGATGAATGGCTTTTGAATGCTTTGGGTCGCATTGCCGTTGAATCCCAGTGGGCTAGCCTCTGGCCTGCCGTAGATGGCGTCCAGAACGAACCGAACTACAGTTTCCCTGTGGTTCCCCAGGAAACGATTCTTTCTAAGGATAGGGCTCCCCGAGTCAGCGAATTCTTCAAGGAAGATGGCTTGCTTTCAAAGGCCGTTGAGAAATTTCAGGTACGCCCCAATCAGCAGGATCTCGCTTCTGCAGTAGAACGCAATATGCATAAGGGTGGCCTCTGTGTTGTTGAAGCTCCTACGGGTTCTGGCAAGTCCATGGCCTATCTGGTTTCTGCAGCCAACAAGGCTGTGTCCGGTGAACGCGTCGTGATTAGTACTGCAACCCGCGCCCTTCAGGAACAGTTGTGGAATCATGACATTCCCATGATCGCAGGCCTCTATCAGGACAAGTTGAAGCCGGCTGTATTGAAGGGCCGCGAAAACTATCTGTGTATCCGTAAGTTCGAAGAACTTCTTGCCGCTCCCAACATGTTGTTGCTGCCGGAAGAGCGGGATTCCTTTATGGCGATTGTCCCTTGGGTTTATACCTCTACTACGGGTGATGTCAATGAATGTACGTCCTTCAGCCAGGGTCGCAATCGTGTGCTCTGGTCCAAGATGGCCAGCTCCGCAAAATCCTGTCTGGGAGAAAAGTGCTCTCATTATGCACACTGCCCTGCATTGGCAGCAAAGCGCAAGGCAATGAATTCCAACTTGCTGTTGGTGAATCATTCCCTGTTCCTGTCGGATATGTCTCTGGACTTTGCATTGCTTCCGCTGTACGAACATATCGTGTTTGATGAAGCTCACCGCCTGCCGGAAATCAGCAACCAGTCCCTGGGCCGTACGGTTTCCTTCTTTGGCTTGCGTAACGCCATGAAGACCGTACTTCCTTCCCGCAACAGGCAGGATGGCCTCCTGGTGGAAATTGCGTCCCAGATTCCTGCAGAAGAAACTGAACTGCATGAAGCTTGCGCCAACCTGAGTGAAAGCCTTTCTGAAACGGAAAAGTGCCTGCATCGTTTCTTCATGAAGATTGGAAAGAAACTGACCAAGCAGAAAAATGGTAAGAATGGATTTGTCTATACTTCTGGCATCGCCGCAGAATATGATGCTGATCCTTCTGCTTTCCTGGACCAGTGCCAGAAATCCATGAAGATTGCGGATAAACTATTTGAAGATGTCAAGAATCTCAAGAATGAAAATCTTGCAGGGCTTGTAAGTGACTTGAGTGGCCGTATGACGGAATTGTCTCGATTCGTTTCGGACTTTGAATTCCTGACCAAGGCATCTCGTGAAGGTTGGGTGTTCTTTATGGAAGAACCCTTCAATCCTCATACCATCAAGCTCCATGCCTATCCTTTAAATTCCGGCAGTGTCTGGAAGGAAAAGTTCTATCCCTGGATCAAGTCCGCCACATTCGTCTCTGCAACACTGGCTGTCCAGGGCGACCTGGGATACTACGTTCAGAAGATGGGGATGGATTCTCTGGAAGGAAGCAAGCGTCCTTTCCTCAGAGTCTACAACGAATCTAACAGCAAGAATGAACGTCAGTCTGTCATGGTGGTGAAGTATTTGCCCAAGCCTTCTGCTCCCGAATACAACGACGGGGTCAACGAAACTCTGGCTAGTGTTCTTCCGGATGTGTCTGAAAATACCATGGTCCTGTTCACCAGCATCTCCGCCATGCTGAAGGCTCAGGCTGCCTTGGCCCCGCTCTTCGCGCAGAAGAACAAACTCCTGCTTTGCCAGAATGTGGACGGTTCCCTGGATGGTCTGGTCGCAATGTTCCGTCGTGAACGTGGTGCTTGCCTCCTGGGCTGTCAGAGCCTGTGGGAAGGTGTGGACTTCCCGGGCGATGCATTGAAACTTCTGGTCATTCCCAAGTTGCCTTTCCCCAATCCTATGGACCCGCTGGTGGCTGGCATTAGCGCCAAGATGAAGGATGAAGGCAAGAATGCCTTTAAGGATTACTTTGTGCCGGAAGCCTATATGGAATTGCGTCAGGGCCTTGGCCGCCTGATTCGTTCTGACGAGGATACGGGTAAGGTTCTTATCCTGGATAATCGCGTGGTTCTTGAGGCTTACGGCAAGTCCTTCTCCAAAATCTGGAATATGAAGCAGAAGGTGGCCTCCAATCTGGATGACATCAAGAGCTTCCTCTAA
- a CDS encoding cytochrome c, translating into MNHKFRFFSIFVLATYGLMLGVNAIAQTEEKPVPGSEADTLTREDARMAYLVYKVLDKNGKVKGANLEKGAKLFYQNCRPCHGEDGRRVNFNPMGTPAFIGQRAREEMPTFWYQLNFGDEERSMEAYIDEISLEEMIDIAGYAQTLP; encoded by the coding sequence ATGAATCACAAGTTCCGTTTTTTCAGCATTTTTGTCCTGGCGACCTACGGGTTAATGCTCGGCGTAAACGCAATCGCACAGACGGAAGAAAAGCCCGTCCCAGGTTCCGAGGCAGACACGCTCACTCGTGAAGACGCCAGAATGGCCTATCTGGTCTATAAAGTGCTGGATAAGAACGGCAAGGTTAAGGGAGCCAATCTGGAAAAGGGCGCCAAGTTATTCTACCAGAACTGCAGGCCATGTCATGGTGAAGATGGTCGCAGGGTTAATTTCAACCCCATGGGAACACCCGCTTTCATCGGGCAGCGCGCTCGGGAAGAAATGCCCACCTTCTGGTATCAGCTGAACTTCGGTGACGAAGAACGTTCCATGGAAGCTTACATCGACGAAATTTCCCTAGAAGAAATGATCGATATCGCCGGCTACGCCCAAACATTACCCTAA
- the lepB gene encoding signal peptidase I yields MKGLLREIIVPVFLALIVIQYVIQAFQIPSGSMEDSLKTGDFLLGLKFTYGSPVPFSNKKFPGYTLPEAGDVIIFRYPGEPEYPEGNPGRYTHLFNALMFGNLYWDHEPLQGQPHLVHFPDGPKDYIKRCVAVSGDTVAVHHGRLSVNGKQQEYLPGKGKYTAYYRTKSPRDERGQFVVPSVGDTLYVDSLSLEMAWWLRSLIAQENPDESVELDLTLLKDGEEANNHVFEEFKIPLENDRRLLIDEVYRRNNMILQHVTQGDTISAPVPFTFIRELTRMAYLPLIDPNTPSGFTRKVSYVGFDGSLLQDLEGNVNLLNAPEVVAVDTAAADSAVVAPSADSATVAAPAETKPKFEIRRKLTLGGKPLDYYVVKTPQFFMMGDNRDNSLDSRYWGVVSLRNIKAKAFVIYFSFENDDGSFALTNPFTWWRLPLKIRWSRLGKIIHLID; encoded by the coding sequence ATGAAGGGCTTGTTGAGGGAAATTATTGTTCCCGTCTTTTTAGCTCTTATTGTGATTCAGTATGTGATTCAGGCTTTCCAGATTCCTAGCGGATCTATGGAAGATTCCTTGAAGACTGGAGATTTCCTGCTGGGGCTTAAGTTTACTTATGGTTCTCCCGTCCCCTTTAGCAATAAGAAGTTCCCTGGTTACACTCTTCCCGAAGCAGGGGATGTGATCATCTTCCGCTATCCGGGTGAACCTGAATATCCGGAGGGAAATCCGGGTCGTTACACCCATCTTTTCAATGCCCTGATGTTTGGTAACCTTTACTGGGATCACGAACCCCTGCAGGGTCAGCCTCATCTGGTGCATTTCCCCGATGGTCCTAAGGATTACATCAAGCGCTGTGTGGCTGTAAGTGGTGACACGGTGGCGGTCCACCATGGACGACTTTCTGTCAATGGCAAACAGCAGGAATATCTGCCGGGCAAGGGCAAGTACACTGCTTATTACCGCACCAAGTCTCCTCGCGATGAACGTGGCCAGTTTGTAGTTCCTTCTGTAGGGGATACTCTTTATGTGGATTCTCTTTCTCTGGAAATGGCCTGGTGGCTCCGCTCCCTCATTGCCCAGGAAAATCCGGATGAATCTGTAGAATTGGACTTGACTCTCCTGAAGGATGGAGAAGAAGCGAACAATCATGTGTTTGAGGAATTCAAGATTCCTCTGGAAAATGATCGCCGCTTGCTGATTGATGAAGTCTATCGCAGAAACAACATGATTCTGCAGCACGTCACTCAGGGGGATACCATTTCTGCTCCGGTGCCTTTTACGTTCATTCGTGAATTGACCCGCATGGCCTATTTGCCGCTGATTGATCCTAACACTCCTTCTGGATTTACCCGTAAGGTAAGCTACGTCGGTTTTGATGGTTCCCTGTTGCAGGATCTGGAAGGGAATGTGAATTTGCTGAATGCTCCGGAAGTAGTTGCTGTTGATACGGCTGCCGCCGATTCCGCGGTTGTTGCCCCTTCCGCAGACTCTGCAACGGTTGCCGCTCCCGCAGAAACGAAGCCGAAGTTTGAAATCCGTCGCAAGTTGACTCTGGGCGGTAAGCCCCTGGATTACTACGTGGTGAAAACGCCCCAGTTCTTCATGATGGGTGACAATCGCGATAATTCTCTGGATAGCCGTTACTGGGGTGTGGTATCTCTCCGTAACATTAAGGCAAAGGCATTTGTGATTTACTTCTCCTTCGAGAATGATGACGGCTCCTTTGCTCTTACCAATCCGTTTACTTGGTGGCGCCTGCCCTTGAAAATCCGCTGGAGCCGTCTGGGTAAGATCATTCACCTCATTGACTAA
- a CDS encoding GGDEF domain-containing protein, with amino-acid sequence MNILIFVLLAVTVIALLAYKHGLNENRDIMLADYPYVKVVGDSADGGSSVVVLNKTDSSVVLDYELREGYAYPYASVKIYLGDGKSRGWDLSKYDSIFVWIKPRGEGSVRLYLRGFDSTFSRAGDESSWKYNEIEFFPLEESYPAIFVPQEFRLAGWWVAQNNINVHQARVDMSNVPLIEIQTGTSAPFGYGTLEIKGLRFKGKTISWDKLVTSLVVMWFVTFLIILVIRFFDYSRERAANKKKREELEKNLMALEIEKSEYEKSSKEDPLTGCLNRAGFSSVLLLEQENLSKNDSPVSFVILDIDHFKQINDAFGHNVGDEVLVNLTKLIQSKIRNTDALVRWGGEEFVILCGDTPIQNAQFLAEKLRMAIESTPLIKQQQVTCSFGIAEMIAGEDPKRLFERADKALYASKEGGRNRVTSATFKRSTH; translated from the coding sequence ATGAATATCCTTATTTTTGTGCTGTTGGCCGTTACGGTCATCGCCCTTCTGGCCTATAAGCATGGCCTGAATGAGAATAGGGACATTATGCTGGCTGACTACCCCTATGTCAAGGTGGTAGGTGACTCCGCTGACGGTGGCTCTTCTGTCGTAGTCTTGAACAAGACCGACTCTTCCGTGGTTCTGGATTACGAACTTCGTGAAGGTTACGCCTATCCTTACGCTAGCGTCAAGATTTATCTGGGCGATGGCAAGTCTCGCGGTTGGGATCTTTCCAAGTATGACAGTATCTTCGTGTGGATCAAGCCCCGCGGCGAAGGTTCCGTACGTCTGTATCTCCGTGGCTTCGATAGCACCTTCTCCCGTGCCGGGGACGAAAGCAGCTGGAAGTATAACGAAATTGAATTCTTCCCTCTGGAAGAATCCTATCCTGCAATTTTTGTCCCCCAGGAATTCCGTCTGGCTGGCTGGTGGGTTGCCCAGAACAACATTAACGTACACCAGGCTCGTGTGGACATGAGCAACGTTCCCCTGATTGAAATTCAGACGGGTACCAGCGCCCCCTTCGGCTATGGCACTCTGGAAATCAAGGGCCTTCGTTTCAAGGGTAAGACCATCTCCTGGGACAAGCTGGTGACCTCTCTGGTGGTCATGTGGTTTGTGACCTTCTTGATCATCCTGGTGATCCGCTTCTTTGACTATAGCCGCGAACGTGCAGCCAATAAGAAAAAGCGTGAAGAACTGGAAAAGAACTTGATGGCCCTGGAAATTGAAAAGTCCGAATACGAAAAGTCCAGCAAGGAAGACCCGCTGACCGGCTGTCTCAACCGCGCAGGCTTTAGCAGTGTGCTTCTCCTCGAACAGGAAAACCTGAGCAAGAACGACAGCCCTGTTTCCTTCGTGATTCTGGACATTGACCACTTCAAGCAGATTAACGACGCTTTCGGCCACAATGTGGGTGACGAAGTGCTGGTGAACCTGACCAAGCTGATCCAGAGCAAGATTCGTAATACGGATGCCCTGGTTCGTTGGGGTGGCGAGGAATTCGTGATTCTCTGTGGGGATACCCCCATCCAGAACGCCCAGTTCCTGGCAGAAAAGTTAAGAATGGCTATTGAAAGTACCCCGCTGATCAAGCAGCAGCAGGTTACCTGCTCCTTCGGTATTGCCGAAATGATCGCTGGCGAAGACCCGAAGCGCCTGTTTGAACGTGCTGACAAGGCTCTCTACGCTTCCAAGGAAGGTGGTAGAAACCGTGTTACCAGCGCTACATTCAAGCGTTCTACCCATTAA